The following are from one region of the Endozoicomonas sp. 4G genome:
- the sstT gene encoding serine/threonine transporter SstT: MVETQSLFARMASTSLVLRIVIGIVLGAGLAVVAPDTAVSFSLLGSLFVDALKAIAPVLVFVLVAASIANQKKGQHTNMKPIISLYLIGTLAASLTAVVMSFAFPVTLTLVTHEASASPPQGIGEVLNTLLFNIVQNPVEALMTGNFIGILAWAIALGLALHSASDSTKRVVHDLSDAVSNVVRFIIQLAPFGIFGLVANTVAKTGFSALAEYGQLLMVLISCMLIIALVVNPLIVFAKLKRNPYPLVFQCLRESGVTAFFTRSSAANIPVNMELCKKLNLHEDTYSVSIPLGATINMAGAAITITVMTLAAVNTLGIEVDMPTALILSVIAAVSACGASGVAGGSLLLIPLAGSLFGISADVAMQVVAVGFIIGVIQDSAETALNSSTDVLFTATACISAEEHGQAVHVTQEANA; this comes from the coding sequence ATGGTTGAAACTCAATCTCTATTCGCTCGCATGGCCAGTACGAGTCTGGTATTGAGGATCGTCATTGGTATTGTGCTGGGTGCAGGTCTGGCAGTGGTTGCACCTGATACAGCCGTCTCATTTTCGCTCCTGGGTTCTCTGTTTGTCGATGCCCTGAAAGCCATAGCGCCTGTTCTGGTCTTTGTGCTGGTGGCGGCTTCGATTGCTAACCAGAAAAAAGGTCAGCATACCAATATGAAGCCTATTATCAGCCTTTATCTGATCGGTACCCTGGCTGCCTCCCTGACCGCTGTTGTCATGAGCTTTGCCTTCCCGGTCACCCTGACTCTGGTCACCCACGAAGCCAGTGCCAGCCCACCTCAGGGTATTGGCGAAGTCCTGAACACCCTGCTGTTCAATATTGTCCAGAATCCTGTAGAAGCGCTCATGACAGGTAACTTTATTGGTATCCTGGCCTGGGCCATTGCCCTGGGTCTTGCTCTGCACAGTGCCTCCGATTCTACCAAACGTGTTGTTCACGACCTTTCCGATGCAGTATCCAACGTCGTGCGGTTTATTATCCAGCTGGCGCCTTTCGGTATCTTCGGCCTGGTTGCCAACACGGTAGCCAAGACCGGTTTCTCTGCCCTGGCTGAGTACGGTCAGCTGCTGATGGTTCTGATCAGCTGCATGTTGATTATTGCCCTGGTTGTGAACCCATTGATTGTGTTTGCCAAACTCAAGCGCAACCCATACCCACTGGTTTTCCAGTGCCTGCGTGAGAGTGGTGTCACGGCATTCTTCACCCGCAGTTCCGCCGCCAACATTCCGGTGAACATGGAGTTGTGCAAGAAACTGAACCTCCATGAAGATACCTACTCTGTATCCATTCCCCTGGGAGCCACCATCAATATGGCGGGTGCTGCCATCACTATCACGGTGATGACCCTGGCGGCGGTCAATACCCTGGGTATTGAGGTGGACATGCCAACGGCTCTGATTCTGAGTGTGATTGCTGCCGTTTCTGCCTGTGGCGCTTCCGGTGTGGCCGGTGGTTCTCTGCTATTGATTCCTCTGGCTGGCAGCCTGTTCGGTATCTCTGCCGATGTGGCCATGCAGGTCGTTGCTGTCGGCTTTATTATTGGCGTTATCCAGGACTCTGCTGAAACCGCTCTGAACAGTTCAACAGACGTTTTGTTTACGGCTACAGCCTGTATCTCTGCTGAAGAGCATGGTCAGGCTGTTCATGTTACCCAGGAAGCTAACGCCTGA
- a CDS encoding isoaspartyl peptidase/L-asparaginase, whose product MAKNKPVAIAIHGGAGTILKANMTPELEKAYHAELEEALKAGHKVLKKGGSSVEAVQAAIVIMEDSPLFNAGKGAVFTHQKTNELDASIMEGKTLNAGAISNVSHIKNPIKLAALVMTESRHVMLSGEGAEQFAQSQSVEMVKPEYFYTDRRWQQLQKVLKEDPDASKLSEDKDDKYASTSHQQPSQVSTASDKVWPDDKKFGTVGAVALDQDGNLAAGTSTGGLTNKKFGRVGDSPIIGAGTYADNESCAISATGHGEYFIRAAVAHDVCARVKYKGIKLQAASDEVILDKLVKMEGQGGVVGMTPQGEAVFSFNSKGMYRGYVDAEGKIYTAIYEE is encoded by the coding sequence ATGGCTAAAAATAAACCAGTCGCCATCGCGATCCACGGCGGTGCGGGCACAATTTTAAAAGCGAATATGACTCCTGAGTTAGAGAAGGCCTACCACGCTGAACTCGAAGAAGCATTGAAGGCTGGACACAAGGTACTCAAAAAAGGCGGCTCAAGTGTTGAAGCGGTTCAAGCCGCTATCGTCATCATGGAAGACTCGCCTTTATTTAATGCGGGTAAAGGTGCAGTATTTACCCACCAAAAAACCAATGAACTCGACGCTTCGATTATGGAAGGCAAGACTCTGAATGCCGGTGCAATCTCCAACGTCAGCCATATTAAAAACCCGATAAAATTGGCAGCTTTAGTAATGACCGAATCCAGGCACGTCATGCTCAGTGGTGAAGGCGCTGAGCAATTCGCGCAGTCGCAATCGGTGGAAATGGTTAAACCCGAATACTTTTATACCGATCGTCGTTGGCAGCAACTTCAAAAAGTCCTTAAAGAGGATCCCGACGCTTCTAAATTGTCAGAAGACAAAGATGACAAGTACGCTAGTACTTCCCATCAACAGCCATCACAAGTATCCACCGCTTCTGATAAGGTGTGGCCAGATGATAAAAAGTTCGGTACTGTCGGTGCCGTTGCCCTGGATCAAGATGGCAATCTGGCGGCAGGAACCTCAACCGGCGGCCTGACAAATAAAAAATTTGGGCGGGTCGGAGACTCCCCCATTATCGGTGCTGGTACTTATGCAGATAATGAATCCTGTGCCATCTCGGCAACTGGGCATGGCGAGTACTTTATTCGTGCAGCGGTCGCCCATGATGTTTGTGCGCGGGTTAAGTATAAGGGAATTAAGCTCCAAGCGGCGTCCGACGAAGTGATCCTGGATAAGCTGGTTAAAATGGAAGGGCAAGGTGGTGTAGTTGGAATGACACCACAAGGGGAGGCCGTGTTTTCTTTTAATTCAAAGGGTATGTATCGAGGTTATGTTGACGCGGAAGGCAAAATTTATACAGCAATATACGAAGAGTAG
- a CDS encoding helix-turn-helix transcriptional regulator, whose amino-acid sequence MTRPTFSDFKKKALKNPKVRAEYEELELAYELRKQLIALRKEAGLTQEELAEILHTQKSNISRLENVNSKTSPKLSTIEDYAKAIGYKVKISFVPQTAT is encoded by the coding sequence ATGACAAGACCAACATTTTCTGATTTCAAGAAAAAAGCGCTTAAAAATCCAAAAGTGAGGGCAGAGTACGAAGAACTTGAGCTTGCTTATGAATTACGTAAGCAGCTTATTGCCCTTCGTAAAGAAGCAGGCTTAACCCAGGAAGAACTGGCTGAAATTCTGCATACACAAAAAAGTAATATTTCACGCTTGGAGAATGTAAATTCTAAAACATCTCCAAAGTTGTCAACTATCGAAGATTATGCAAAGGCGATTGGGTATAAAGTAAAAATCAGTTTTGTGCCACAAACTGCAACATAA
- a CDS encoding type II toxin-antitoxin system RelE/ParE family toxin: MKWRITFYSKKVEEETLSFPEGILANFIHIAEIIEEFGPALGKPYTAPMGDGLFEIRAKGKEGIGRSLFCQVKGQEVVILNSFIKKTQKTPKKELDLAKKRMKEVKNDKTNIF, from the coding sequence ATGAAGTGGCGAATTACGTTTTACAGCAAGAAGGTAGAGGAAGAGACCCTGAGCTTCCCCGAGGGAATCTTGGCGAACTTCATCCATATAGCTGAAATAATTGAAGAATTTGGCCCTGCTTTGGGCAAGCCATATACAGCTCCAATGGGTGATGGTCTCTTCGAGATCAGAGCAAAAGGCAAAGAAGGCATAGGTCGTTCTCTGTTTTGTCAGGTCAAGGGGCAAGAGGTCGTCATCCTCAACTCCTTCATCAAGAAAACACAGAAAACGCCTAAAAAAGAGCTGGATCTTGCCAAAAAGCGAATGAAGGAGGTCAAAAATGACAAGACCAACATTTTCTGA
- a CDS encoding leucyl aminopeptidase family protein: MLSYLLAGDHGIPLTLVETSDYNRWFDEQSEPIQNWLTCTDYKGKGISLIPGEEGVMSQVVVGVEDLSSHFICGDLVNQLPAGDYRLQGDENLLKLAAFSWGLGAYQFDRYKKADEKERPRLILPSQAQVEEAEKFVKAVAVVRDLVNTPAGDMMPEHLGETVEKLAAEFGAKVSQIVGDELLTQNYPTIHAVGRASCHAPRLIDMTWGDEKHPLITLVGKGVCFDSGGLDMKGAAGMRLMKKDMGGSAHVIGLARLIMDFNLPVRLRMLIPAVENAVAGNALRPGDVVKTRQGLTVEIHNTDAEGRLVLCEALTEASTENPEMIVDFATLTGACRVALGTEVGGFYTDDTALACELMQAGDKTDDPVWRMPLHKGYKYMLKSEVADMTNCAKEPFGGSITAALYLKEFVGKDIPWVHFDIMAWNIRNQPGRPVGGEAFGMRAVFEVLQNRYGR, from the coding sequence ATGCTTTCCTATTTGCTGGCCGGTGACCACGGTATCCCTCTGACTCTGGTGGAAACTTCCGATTACAATCGCTGGTTTGATGAGCAGTCAGAACCTATTCAGAACTGGCTGACCTGCACGGACTACAAAGGAAAAGGCATTAGTCTGATTCCCGGCGAAGAAGGTGTCATGAGCCAGGTCGTTGTCGGGGTTGAAGATCTTTCCAGTCACTTTATCTGTGGCGATCTGGTCAATCAGCTGCCAGCTGGAGACTACCGACTGCAGGGTGATGAAAACCTGCTGAAACTGGCGGCATTCAGCTGGGGGCTGGGAGCTTATCAGTTCGATCGCTACAAAAAGGCCGATGAAAAAGAGCGTCCAAGATTGATTCTGCCGAGTCAGGCTCAGGTTGAAGAAGCTGAAAAGTTTGTTAAGGCCGTGGCTGTTGTTCGTGATCTGGTGAACACCCCGGCGGGCGATATGATGCCTGAACACCTGGGTGAAACCGTAGAAAAACTGGCCGCAGAGTTCGGCGCTAAAGTCAGCCAGATTGTCGGTGACGAGCTGTTGACCCAAAATTACCCCACCATTCATGCAGTAGGCCGTGCCAGTTGCCATGCGCCACGACTGATCGATATGACCTGGGGTGATGAGAAACATCCATTAATCACACTGGTAGGTAAGGGGGTTTGCTTCGACAGTGGCGGTCTGGACATGAAGGGCGCAGCTGGCATGCGTCTGATGAAAAAAGATATGGGCGGTTCCGCTCATGTCATCGGGCTGGCACGTCTGATTATGGACTTCAACCTGCCTGTTCGTCTGAGAATGCTGATTCCAGCGGTTGAAAATGCGGTGGCCGGTAATGCCCTGCGTCCTGGTGATGTTGTTAAAACCCGTCAGGGTCTGACCGTAGAAATTCACAATACCGATGCCGAAGGCCGTCTGGTTCTGTGTGAAGCCCTGACGGAAGCTAGTACTGAAAACCCCGAAATGATTGTCGATTTCGCCACCCTGACCGGAGCCTGCCGTGTCGCCCTGGGCACTGAAGTAGGCGGTTTTTACACCGACGATACAGCTCTGGCCTGTGAACTGATGCAGGCCGGTGATAAAACCGACGATCCAGTCTGGCGCATGCCGCTGCACAAGGGCTACAAGTACATGCTCAAGAGTGAAGTGGCTGACATGACCAACTGCGCTAAAGAGCCTTTTGGAGGTTCTATTACTGCGGCTCTGTACCTGAAGGAGTTTGTCGGCAAAGATATTCCCTGGGTTCATTTTGATATCATGGCCTGGAATATTCGTAATCAGCCGGGTCGTCCGGTAGGTGGGGAAGCTTTCGGTATGCGTGCGGTATTTGAAGTGTTGCAGAACCGCTACGGCCGGTAA
- a CDS encoding ABC transporter ATP-binding protein: MTESMSAVLECKALAKNFDEGPEKLEVLKDLNLMVGPSERVAVVGSSGSGKTTLLQLLAGLDRPSSGEIRVCGHDLATMKDTQQNELRNRHLGFVYQFHHLLPEFTALENVSMPLLLRKKTPIRQIKEKAERLLDAVGLLARAKHKPAELSGGERQRVAIARALVTEPDLVFMDEPTGNLDPNTAEKVHGLMASLSKASRTSFIVVTHDMNLARQMDRVYRLESGTLVLD; this comes from the coding sequence ATGACTGAGTCCATGAGCGCGGTATTGGAATGCAAGGCACTTGCCAAGAATTTTGATGAAGGCCCTGAAAAGCTGGAAGTTCTGAAAGACTTAAATCTGATGGTCGGCCCTTCAGAAAGGGTAGCGGTGGTTGGCAGCTCCGGCTCAGGGAAAACGACATTACTGCAATTGCTGGCCGGACTGGATCGTCCTTCTTCCGGTGAAATCAGAGTCTGCGGCCATGATCTGGCAACGATGAAAGACACCCAACAGAATGAGCTGAGAAATCGTCATCTGGGCTTTGTTTACCAGTTCCATCACCTGTTGCCCGAATTCACCGCTTTAGAAAACGTCTCGATGCCGCTGCTGCTAAGAAAGAAAACGCCCATCAGGCAGATTAAAGAGAAAGCTGAACGCTTGCTGGATGCCGTCGGACTGCTGGCCAGAGCCAAACATAAGCCCGCAGAGCTGTCCGGTGGGGAACGTCAGCGTGTCGCCATTGCCAGAGCCCTGGTCACAGAACCTGACCTGGTGTTTATGGATGAACCAACGGGCAATCTCGATCCTAACACGGCAGAAAAAGTACATGGTTTGATGGCGTCGCTCAGCAAAGCGTCCAGGACCAGTTTTATTGTGGTAACCCATGACATGAATTTGGCCAGACAAATGGACAGGGTGTATCGACTGGAGTCTGGTACTCTGGTTTTAGACTAA
- a CDS encoding lipoprotein-releasing ABC transporter permease subunit: MFRPLPFFVGLRYTRAKRRNHFISFISLMSMVGLTLGVCVLIIVMSVMNGFDRELKQRILGMVPHATITSASGGMKDWQDILKQVSGHEGIVAAAPFVDGQGMLTNGSQVRGAMIYGIDPAYEEKVSIVGQHMVQGALEDLKPGKFGIVLGEIMAQSLGVTLGDKVTMVLPEANVNLAGVFPRLKRFTVVGIFSVGAEVDGSLAYINIQDAARFMRVTEGVEGIRLKMENLFAAPRLAWDIATGLPGRYYVQDWTRTQGQLFQAIQMEKTMVGLLLTLIVAVAAFNIVSTLVMVVTDKQSDIAILRTLGASPKTIMGIFMVQGSLIGVVGTLLGVVLGVIAALNVPEIISALESYLGIQFLSPDVYFISYLPSELQWRDVAVISIAGLSMSFLATLYPAWRASKTQPAEALRYD, encoded by the coding sequence ATGTTCAGACCTTTACCGTTTTTTGTCGGCCTCAGGTATACCCGGGCCAAACGAAGGAATCACTTTATTTCCTTTATTTCACTCATGTCGATGGTTGGGCTGACCTTAGGGGTCTGCGTACTGATCATTGTTATGTCGGTTATGAACGGTTTCGACCGGGAGCTGAAACAGCGCATTCTGGGTATGGTTCCCCATGCCACCATTACTTCGGCATCCGGTGGCATGAAAGACTGGCAGGATATTCTTAAGCAGGTCTCAGGGCATGAAGGGATTGTTGCTGCTGCTCCTTTTGTCGATGGTCAGGGCATGCTGACCAATGGCAGTCAGGTTCGGGGAGCGATGATTTACGGGATTGATCCGGCCTATGAAGAGAAGGTTTCTATTGTTGGTCAGCATATGGTGCAGGGGGCTCTTGAAGACCTGAAACCCGGCAAGTTTGGCATTGTGCTGGGTGAGATTATGGCTCAGTCCCTTGGGGTGACCCTCGGTGACAAGGTCACCATGGTTCTGCCCGAAGCGAACGTCAATCTTGCCGGTGTTTTCCCCAGGCTCAAACGTTTCACAGTGGTCGGCATCTTTTCAGTAGGCGCTGAAGTGGATGGCAGTCTGGCCTATATCAATATTCAGGATGCGGCTCGATTCATGAGAGTCACGGAAGGGGTTGAAGGCATACGCCTGAAAATGGAAAACCTGTTTGCCGCCCCCAGACTGGCTTGGGACATTGCTACTGGGCTGCCGGGGCGTTACTACGTGCAGGACTGGACTCGTACCCAGGGGCAACTGTTCCAGGCGATCCAGATGGAAAAAACCATGGTGGGCCTGCTGTTGACGCTGATTGTTGCAGTAGCGGCCTTCAATATCGTTTCTACCCTGGTGATGGTGGTGACTGACAAGCAGTCGGATATCGCTATTTTGAGAACACTGGGAGCCAGCCCGAAAACCATTATGGGTATTTTTATGGTGCAGGGCTCTCTCATTGGCGTGGTGGGAACATTATTGGGCGTGGTGCTGGGTGTTATTGCCGCATTGAACGTCCCTGAGATTATCTCAGCCCTTGAGTCCTATCTGGGTATCCAGTTCCTCAGCCCGGATGTTTATTTCATCAGTTACCTGCCTTCTGAACTGCAATGGCGCGATGTTGCTGTCATCAGTATTGCCGGTCTGTCCATGAGTTTCCTGGCTACTCTGTACCCTGCCTGGAGAGCCTCTAAAACCCAGCCAGCAGAGGCACTTCGTTATGACTGA
- a CDS encoding oligopeptide:H+ symporter: MSQSLNVLKQPRPFYLIFFLELWERFGYYGLQAILAVYLVRELGVSESESFIIFGSFNALVYGLVAVGGFLGDKVLGTKRTIVFGALMLMAGYAIMATAGEDIQMVYLALGTVAVGNGLFKANPSSLLAKCYKEGDSRLSGAFTMYYMAINIGSFISLLSVPYVADHFGWSVGFMVSALGLFVALANYFIIRHWVADYGSEPDFKPLDYRKFGLVFVSAIAACFACAFILNHLVIANILLAIVGSGVVLIFLREILASTGVERGKMIVALVLMLEAIVFWVMYYQMPTSLNFFTIHNVEHTVFGFDINPISFQSLNPFWIMVASPILAYLYNRSGVTGKAMSMPAKFALGMALTSASFLLIPLAAKFASAEGLVAPGWIVGSYLVQALGELLISGLGLAMVAMLVPSRMHGFIMGAWFLTTSAASVLAGYVAGLTAVDSGQSATALDTLPVYSHFFETMGLISAVVALLMFVTAPKLNRLMHPVEGNQAETATA; encoded by the coding sequence ATGTCGCAATCTTTGAACGTACTGAAACAGCCCAGACCGTTTTATCTGATCTTTTTTCTTGAGCTATGGGAACGTTTTGGTTACTACGGACTTCAGGCCATCCTGGCCGTCTATCTGGTTCGTGAACTGGGTGTTTCGGAGTCTGAATCCTTTATTATCTTCGGTTCTTTCAACGCCCTTGTCTACGGTCTGGTGGCAGTAGGTGGCTTTCTGGGAGACAAGGTACTGGGTACCAAGCGGACTATCGTGTTCGGGGCTCTGATGTTGATGGCCGGTTATGCCATCATGGCCACAGCAGGCGAAGACATCCAGATGGTATACCTTGCCCTGGGTACTGTTGCCGTGGGTAATGGGCTGTTCAAAGCCAATCCTTCCAGCCTTCTGGCCAAGTGTTATAAAGAAGGCGACAGTCGTCTGAGCGGCGCCTTTACCATGTACTACATGGCGATCAATATAGGTTCCTTCATTTCTCTGCTGAGCGTACCTTATGTGGCGGATCATTTTGGCTGGAGCGTAGGCTTCATGGTCAGCGCGCTGGGTCTGTTCGTGGCTCTGGCTAACTATTTCATCATTCGTCACTGGGTCGCTGATTATGGCTCTGAACCTGACTTTAAACCTCTGGACTATAGGAAGTTTGGGCTGGTTTTTGTCAGTGCTATTGCTGCCTGTTTTGCCTGTGCCTTTATCCTGAACCATCTGGTTATTGCTAATATCCTGTTGGCGATTGTCGGTAGCGGTGTGGTATTAATCTTCCTGAGGGAGATTCTGGCTTCTACCGGTGTTGAGCGTGGCAAGATGATTGTCGCCCTGGTGTTGATGCTGGAAGCGATTGTCTTCTGGGTGATGTACTACCAGATGCCGACCTCTTTGAATTTCTTCACTATTCATAATGTTGAGCATACTGTTTTTGGTTTTGACATTAACCCGATTTCCTTCCAGTCACTTAACCCATTCTGGATCATGGTAGCCAGCCCGATTCTGGCTTACCTCTACAACCGCAGTGGTGTGACCGGTAAAGCCATGAGCATGCCAGCCAAGTTTGCCCTGGGTATGGCTCTGACATCAGCGAGCTTCCTGCTGATTCCTCTGGCCGCTAAGTTTGCCAGCGCTGAGGGGCTGGTGGCTCCGGGCTGGATTGTCGGTTCTTATCTGGTTCAGGCACTGGGAGAGTTGCTGATCAGTGGTCTTGGTCTGGCGATGGTGGCTATGCTGGTACCTTCACGTATGCATGGCTTCATAATGGGAGCCTGGTTCCTGACGACTTCAGCAGCTTCTGTCTTGGCAGGTTATGTGGCGGGCTTAACCGCTGTGGATTCTGGTCAGTCAGCGACCGCACTGGATACTCTGCCGGTCTACAGTCATTTCTTTGAAACCATGGGGCTGATTTCGGCGGTGGTTGCTCTGCTGATGTTTGTGACCGCGCCTAAGCTGAACAGACTGATGCACCCTGTAGAGGGAAATCAGGCAGAAACAGCAACAGCCTGA